One segment of Deinococcus sp. Leaf326 DNA contains the following:
- a CDS encoding DNA-directed RNA polymerase subunit alpha: MDQKRPQLKARVDGNYGEFVLEPLTRGYGVTIGNPVRRILMSSIPGTAVTSVYIEDVLHEFSTIPGVKEDVIGLILNLKELVVKFHAGGPKTLTLRAQGEGVVKASAFEVPSDAEIVNPDLTIATLAEDGKLVMEVRVEEGEGYVPADKHATKDRINSIPVDAVFSPVRRVAYHVENTRVGQQTDLDRLILRVWTDGSTGPQDALDKAVEILRSELTVFGNVENLPMTIDTEISQPVYTPAMTTPVPTGTGIYDLPPRQPELSINPQPFPTDLDTPRVTLEGLGLTTRVLHSLKEEGIDSVDALCALSDRDLKKVPGIGERSLDEIKQQLAQFGLALRD; this comes from the coding sequence GTGGATCAAAAGCGCCCTCAACTCAAGGCCCGCGTGGACGGCAACTACGGCGAGTTCGTCCTCGAGCCGCTCACGCGCGGGTACGGCGTCACCATCGGGAACCCTGTCCGGCGCATCCTGATGTCCTCGATTCCCGGCACGGCGGTGACCAGTGTCTACATCGAGGATGTCCTGCACGAGTTTTCCACCATTCCGGGCGTCAAGGAAGACGTCATCGGGCTGATTCTCAACCTCAAGGAACTTGTCGTGAAGTTTCATGCCGGCGGCCCCAAGACCCTGACCCTGCGTGCGCAGGGTGAAGGGGTCGTCAAGGCGAGCGCCTTCGAGGTGCCCAGTGACGCCGAGATCGTGAACCCGGACCTGACCATCGCCACCCTCGCCGAAGACGGCAAGCTGGTGATGGAGGTGCGTGTGGAAGAAGGCGAAGGCTACGTGCCCGCCGACAAGCACGCCACCAAGGACCGCATCAACTCGATCCCGGTGGACGCCGTGTTCTCGCCGGTGCGCCGCGTGGCCTACCACGTGGAAAACACCCGCGTGGGCCAGCAGACCGATCTTGACCGCCTGATCCTGCGCGTCTGGACCGATGGCAGCACCGGTCCGCAGGACGCGCTCGACAAGGCCGTGGAGATTCTGCGCTCGGAGCTGACGGTGTTCGGCAATGTGGAGAATCTGCCGATGACCATCGACACCGAGATCAGCCAGCCGGTCTACACCCCGGCCATGACGACTCCGGTGCCGACCGGTACGGGGATCTACGATCTGCCGCCGCGCCAGCCCGAGCTGAGCATCAATCCTCAGCCCTTCCCGACCGACCTGGACACGCCCCGCGTGACCCTCGAAGGCCTGGGTCTCACCACCCGTGTGCTGCATTCCCTCAAGGAAGAAGGCATCGACAGTGTGGACGCCCTGTGCGCCTTGTCCGACCGCGACCTGAAGAAGGTTCCCGGAATCGGCGAGCGCAGCCTCGACGAGATCAAGCAGCAGCTCGCTCAGTTCGGCCTCGCCCTCAGAGACTGA
- the rplQ gene encoding 50S ribosomal protein L17 yields the protein MRHGKAGRKLNRNSSARTALARAQATALLREGRIQTTLTKAKELRPYVEKLITTAKGGDLHARRLVSQDIHDKEVVRKVMDEVAPKYAERPGGYTRILRVGTRRGDGVTMALIELV from the coding sequence ATGCGTCACGGTAAAGCCGGTCGCAAGCTCAACCGCAACAGCAGCGCCCGTACCGCCCTGGCCCGCGCCCAGGCGACGGCGCTGCTGCGCGAGGGCCGCATCCAGACGACCCTCACGAAGGCCAAGGAGCTGCGTCCTTACGTCGAGAAACTAATCACCACCGCCAAGGGCGGCGATCTGCACGCCCGTCGCCTCGTTTCTCAGGACATCCACGACAAGGAAGTCGTGCGCAAGGTCATGGACGAAGTGGCGCCCAAGTACGCCGAGCGTCCCGGTGGCTACACCCGCATCCTGCGCGTGGGCACCCGCCGCGGTGACGGCGTCACGATGGCCCTGATCGAACTGGTCTGA